The window TTCTAACTCTCTACAGGTTTTGCATCTGGGGACTCAACAAACCActgatggaaaatattttttaagaaaattcagaaatttcaaaaaagaaaaacttgaatttgccaatGCTGACAATgattacatagcatttacattatattagATCGTATAAGTAatcttgttatttagtcactaagtcatgtccaactctttgcgaccccatgacctatagcctgccaggcttctctgtccatgggacttttcaggcaaggatactggttgttcattgttcagctgttaagttgtatccaactctttgcaaccctgtggatggcagcacgccaggcttccctgtctttcactatctcctggagaatactggagtaggttgccacttccttccccaggggatcttcagcTCAGAGATCTAACCCTTGTCTCCAGCTGGGCAGGTGCATtttttatcattgagccacctgggaagcctttaagtaatctagagatgctTAAAGTATACAGGAAAATGCGTGTACATTATATGGATATACTGTGCCGTTGTATGTAGGAATTTGATCACCCAATGGATTTTAGTATCCAAGGGGGATCTTAGAATGAATTCCCCTCATATAATGAGAGATGACTGTGTTGAACAGATAATTTAACTTTATATTTGCACTTGATAATATGTGTAATATGGGTAACCTGTGTAACCATAGGATGCATTCATCCTTTCTATTGTGAAGTTCTAGattccgagaaggcaatggcaacccactccagtactcttgcctggaaaatcccatggacggaggagcctggtaggctgcagtccatggggtcgctaagtcaggcatgactgagtgacttcactttcacttttcactttcatgcattggaaaaggaaatgggaacccactccagtgttcttgcctggagaatcccagggacagaggagcctagtgggctgccgtctatggggtcacacacagtcagacacgactgacgtgacttagcagcagcagcagcagcagcagcagatttggaGTCCACACACCAAAGAACTTTGGGGAAACCCCTGTGAATACTTTGTATATCAGGACAAAGAAGAGTCATTCATGCACCCTAAGAACAATTTGACTTTCAATTTTATCAAGATTATGATCTTGTCAATTGTATGTAAATGTGAGACTGGATTTCATATTTATAAGAAGAAGGGAGATGACAAATGATTTTATCcaaggaagaaaactggaaataatgaATTTTCCAGTATAATCTCATATCCTGAAACTAGACTTACCAGGAGTGTTTGTGCTGAAAACTAagccttcctctctttttctttatagggTGTGGAAGACACAATGAAAAGGTAAGTTTGCTCCTCTATTTAAATCATGATAATTGTGACAGTGATCAGGCTATTTCTGCTAAGATATAGCCTCCCTTTCAATGAgaagtttctttctctctgtatttATCCCTTCTTTCTCTAATAGCTGCCAGGATTTATATAGTCTACCCTTTGGTGACCGTATGGTGGAGAGAAGCGCAGTTTCTATTGCAAGACTTTCTGTAGAAGTTGCAAAGAGATGACGGTTTTTCCTGCCCGTAATTTCCAAATCCTAGTTATCCAAGGACTATTCCTGGTCATCCATGGGAAAGGCAGATAAGCTCGGAGAAGCAGTAGGTAGAAGGATGCTGAGAAAAGGAGTGAGGTAGAATTCATCAAGAAAGAATATACAGTAGTGATGACATTTCCTATGTGTTAAATGGCAAGTTCCAACAATTTTCTGCCTATTAGATTTCAGGAATTAGATGAGAATTGCTGTGTGGATCCCCTAGGGAAGCTAGAAGGAAGGAACCAGACACAGTTTTGATTGAGGCATCACATTCTACGAGGTTTGATATGCCAAGAGCAAGGAAGTGGATTGTAAAATATCATAGCAACTTCAGTGTTCCTCCATCTGAGCAGTTAAATTCATACCCTTTAAAGGTAATAATGAGGATTCTGTTGAAGCATCATCAGTGGGTTGCTAACGATACCTTTAGACCTATTAGTAAGTGGGCCTTTCTCTTTACAGGAGTCAGTTAATGCAGCTGTACATTCCCCAGCCTTTGGACCCACAGCTCAGTACGTGGACCATCACTGGGATGCTGGAAAGGCTTAACAGCTTCCGAGGTGAGAGGCAGCACTCTGCGTGAAGGCAATCACATTTCCTACATGACTAGATAACACATTAATGATATCTCTTTACTGCTCTGTCTGTTCTTTGTAGAGAACAGGGGAGCAGGTACATATGCAAACCcttataacttatttattttattgctgatTGTCAGAAAAGTTAACTGAAGCCtatcaaaaataatcaaatatgacACATAGTTTTTCATATAGCTACTTGCACTGagttaaaatagtaataataaaaagaacactTTGACTTATAAAAATGCATATCCACTCAGTGTATTTCATCTTGTAGTTAGCTGTGGGTATTTAGATTATATGTGGATATTGAGATTCTTAAAATCACCTCAATGCTGTTATTTAAATGTTTACCGGAATATTAAAGGTAATGATTGTATGTGAAAAATCACAAGACTTTCAAAGAGCTTGAAAGCAATCCATAACTCATTGTGTAGAGGACTCCCTGAGACAAATGCAACTGAAGGTAAGCCCAGCACAAAGGAGAAGCTGGACTGAGATGGGATGAGTTGGATTCTGATTTAGCAGTGACTCCATtagaaattctgagagaaatcACTGCAAAAAAAGAGCACATATAgatatttggtttattttatttttacttccttaAATGTTAAGCCCTTATATCCTAGGCAATGCGATCCCTATTAGGACTAAAAATAACAATGtcataaaaaatacaatatatatttatcatgattgttttttattttgtgatgATTAATGACTTAAGggccattttgttattttcttgacATCTATGAATGGACTCCCAAATTTTTAGTGAGGTAGTGAAAATAAGCCAGAGTCTGGCATCCTATATCTTTATGTATTCTCAAAGTTTTCCTTCCTCCAGTTGTAATCATTAGAGATTTTCTGGCTCTTTAAATAGATAAGAAGCTCTTCCTGTTCTTTCTATGTATTTCCAGTGACACATTCTGTATAAAAGGGTGTGGTAACACAGGGTGTCGAACATCTGTGATTAAAGGGTATTCTAGAACTAGCCAGTACTGCCACACTTGTGGGAGCTAATTGTTACAAGTTTCAGAATTTTAGGAGCAATTATTAAAGGACTGGCACCTTGAAACTGGTCATGGTGGGTTGAAATATTCCCAGCAAATAAAACAATTCAGTTTTGCTTCATTTCAGAGATTTGGTTGCTAAACATTCGTCACAACACCACTGTAGTTATATGTTCCTCAGACCTTGAAACCGCTGTTCTCTGACTTCATTGCTTTCATTTTACTGAAGTGTATATTACGTTGGATGGAAAAATACGAAACTGTTGCGTTCCTCTGATTGAAGCCCTGAGACGTCTGCAATGCGGTCCTGTCCATCGAGATGTGCCTTGGGACCCAGCACGTCCAGAGAACACTCCTACATGGGGTGCTCAGACCTTCACCGCTGGCAAACACTACTGGGAGGTGAATGTGGGAAACTCCTGTGACTGGGTTATAGGGCTCTGCAAGGAGTCCTGGACAAGCAGGAATGATATGCTGCTTAACTCTGAGGACATTTTTCTACTTCTATGTGTCAATAAGGATGGCCATTTCAGTCTCTTTTCTACCTTCCCATTCTTACCCCACTATATTCAAAGACCCCAGGGCTACATAGGGGTGTTTCTAGATTATGAATGTGGTATGATAAGCTTTATTAATGTTGCCAGAGGTTCCCTTATTTGTAATTTCCTCTCAcgatctttctctttccctctcagaCCTTTCATTTGGTGTGGACCCAAATGATCAGGAACAGGTCACAAACCTAACCAAGGTTTTGGGAATTCTAGTAGCTGAGGGGGCTCCTATCCTGGTGACGTCTAGAATGCGGAAAATCAATTATAACTTCACTGTGTTTAACTTCATTTTACCTTTAGGACTTATAATGgctgcattattttttaaagtggtagTAATGTTAATAATGTCCATTTgtcttttacatttcatttaaataaaagcaatcacttttattttattgggtaGGATATAGGCACTTTTCGTCTGCCATCTGAACTTACTAGAGATGAAAGAACACTTGGGTGTGGAAACCCAGTCAAATGCATGAATGCAAGCAGAGGATTCTTCTTCCAGAGAATCCTTGTCACAACTCAAGGGCAGCATAGAATTTTCCTCTCCTTCCACTCATCTGGCTAAATTCTATCCCCCCTTTAATCTTCGGTTTCCTGAAGTAGAGTAGATCAATTATAATATGACCTCAAGAACAGCTTATTCTTTCCCTTTGCAAAGCTCACAGTAGATTTTGGATCTTCTTTTGTAGCTTTCAGACTGCAAAAAAGGAAGGCCATTGTTCGTCCTTTTCATAACCACATTCTAAGGATAAAACACTAGGTTAAGGATATGAAACACATccaaaaaatatttgaacaaacgAATATGTaggaaaaacattaaaagcaaCGGCTATATAACCAAAAACATTTACTATCGTGTAGACACAGTCTCAAAAAGTGATGAGGAAcattaaagaaatgaattaaGTTATTGTTCAGGTTCGTGGCTCAGAAATTCAGTTTAGTGGGCGAGATATAGATTGTGTATGATTTGATTCCCTCAGTGTTGCTGTTAGTAGTTCTCAATGATGAACAGATTTTCAGgaatacacacatatttttaccAGAGTTATAGTAGTACAGATAATATGGCTTAGATGCTTGGAATCTGCAGTATTTTTAAGGAAGATATATAGAGTGAAAATactgtgaatatatattttcaaggaTGGACAATGAACTTTATTTCTCACATATACAAAACATCCAAGCTGTCAACAAATTTCATTTCAAAGAGTGTTACTGACTTAGAGATTAAAACTTTGCAAAATAATCAGACATTGAAATTCATCTTTTTGGGGATGTATTGCTCAACATAATGACTCTAGTTAACACTGTTGTatgatagataagaaagctgttaaAATAGTAGATTCTAAGAGATCtcatcataaataatttttttcttttttcttctattttcatatgtttatatatatatgaagtgaagtgggaaagtgttagtcactctgttgtcTGACTCTGATTCtgtcagttgtatccaactctttctgaccccacgtactgtaacctctgtccatggaattctccagacaagaatactggagtgggtaaccatttccttctcccagggatcttcccaacccagggacagaactggggtctcctacatagcaggcagattctttactggctgagccaccagggaagcccatatatatacatataaatatttctctTCCCACTCTGCTTTCTTCCATCTCTGCATCTTTTGTTCCCTCTCTTCACAGAGAAATTGGTTTAGGGAATAATCTCGGAATTAAATGTATTTCTATGAAGTTGTagtgaaaagtaaattttaattagAGTTTCAAGTATTTGCTTAGGGATTATTTAAAGCAATCTAATAATGCCTAGgtggcactcagttcagttcagtcactcagtcctgtccgactttttgcaaccccacgaactgcagcacaccaggcctccctgtccatcactaactcctggagtttactcaaactcgtgtccatcaagtcggtgatgccatctaaccatctcatcctctgtcatccccttctcctcctgccttcaatctttcccagcatcagggtcttttccaatgagtcagttctttgcaccaggtggccaaagtattggagtttcagcttcaatatcagtcttcccaaagaatattcaggactgatctcctttaggatggactggttggatctccttgcagtcccagggactctgaagagtcttctccaacaccacagttcaaaagcagcatttcttgggctctcagctttctttatggtaaaactctcacatccatacgtgactactggaaaaactgtaactttgactagaccgacctttgcgggcaggtggcgctagtggtaaagaaaccgcgtGGCAGTGCAGGAGAAACGAGataagggttccatccctggaggagggcgcggcaactcactccagtatcttcgcctgagaatcccagggacagaggagcctagcgggcgaCAGCctatagagttccaaagaattggacacgactgaagtgacttagcacacacgcacaataATGCCCTTGTTTTTGGAAGGGATCCAAAAATTGTTTCATACCTAAACTTTTTAGAATGATTCTGACACCGGCCAAAACGGGATAAATTGTCAATAGTATGTCTCACCCACAGATAACTGAAAACTCAGAATCGACTGTAAACAGTAACTATGTGAGGACTGCGAAAAatgaaaagtggaaagtgaaatgaGGAGAGAAGTTAAAACTGGAATCATTACCCGCAATGAGCTGGATTTTGTGGCGTTGCTTTTCCGcttttctttcccagcattgacTGAAAGGAAGGGAGACAGCTCCCTGGTCTGCACGGCTTGGGCTTGAGCATGCAGCAAAAGGTCACACCCAAACGCCCGCTCTCTGGTCAAAGAACCGGGAAAAGACGTTTCTGCAAAAAGAAAAGTGTggcagaaagtttttttttaacctttttttttagtACCTGCTGGGAAGTTTCCCTCCGGGCCCTGGATGGGTAGGCCTCCCGGCTCCCCGAGACCCCCGCGGGCCTCAGCTCCCTTTAGGAGGCGGGGGAGCCTCGGCCACCGGCCTCTCCGCGCGCAGGGCTGCTGCTCCTCCCGGAGAGGAGGGTCGCGCCGCCCCGGGGCTCGGGAAGCGCTGCGGCCGAACTCTGATTCTCGGTGCCCCGAGGTCCCCGCCCCGCCGGCTCGGTCTACTGCGCTCGGCCGAGTCCCGCCTTGCCTCGCCGTGACTGCTGCAGCCCCTCTGGCCGCCTCCCTTCCCCGCACCTAGGAGAAGAATTTACTAGCTTGTCGGTCACCTATGCACGCATGCTCAAGCGTCTGTGCTCCTGAACTGCCGTCGTGGCCTTCTCtcggtgaccccgtggactgtagcctcccaggctcctctgtccatgggattctccagacaagagtactgaacagggtagtcattcccttctccaggggatcttcccgacccagggatccaacccaggtctcctgcattgcaggcaggttctttaccacctgagtcactagggaagccccaaaccacctattcttcaatttaaaaaggagGGGAAACTTTTCTTTCGCAATACAGTTGTTCAGGGGCCCAGTCATTTgggactctctgcaactccatggacggcagcacgccaggccccctcccccactgtcttccagagtttgtccaagttcgtGATCATTcatcggtgaggccatccagccatctcatgctctgatgccctcttctccttctgccctcaattttccccagcatcagggacttttccaatgagtcgcctatttgcatcagatgaccaaaatactggagcttcagcatcagtacttccaacaagtattcagggttaatatctcttaagattgactggtttgatcttgctgtccaagggactctcaggagtcttctccagcaccacagttggaaagcatcaattcagtaATACAGTTTAATCAATTAACAATATAGTAGACCATATAAAAAAACTGTTTAGGTCTTTCAGAATTCAAAGATATTGCTGGCCATGTCCACATCTCAAATTTCTCACATTGTTAAACAGCTTGGTATTGTGactgattatttctttttactgtgtCAAAAACAGAATATTCCAGTCAAAGTCagattttgaattatttataaaGCTTTCCTAAGAGTCATCCCCCTCTCCAACAGTTTTCCTCctgtacaaaacaaaacaaaacaaaaatacggTTTTGTTGTTGGTGTTAGTTTCCTCCAAATAGCTTGGACTTCCACAGTTTGATTCATCCTATAGCTCCAGGTGGTGAGTCCTATTTGGTCTGAAAAATCAAACTATAATAGTACCAGCCAGGGACTGGTTTAACAAAGAATAGTTAATTAAACTTTTCTACctccattatttcatttaagtGTCACAACCATTCAAGCAGGATTTCTTGTTCAAAATCACCCTGCTGAGAAGTGTGGGAGTAAGAAATCACTTTTGACCCAAATTAAAATCCACAAGTCATCAAGTCTCCTAGATCAGACAAAATACAAGCAACATGTTGTTTTCTAAGCAACTATGTTAATTCAATCAACAAGTATTTTCTGGCAAGTTGACAGTTCAAGGGACAATCTACCAGCTTGAGGATGTAATGGTTAATAAAATAACATCCTTATAAGAGataatcaaagattaaaaaaaaccacaacaccCAGCtgttaaaatgaagaaatgtacACAGTGCCCCTGATCTGTACTTCTTCTGCCCTCACCCATGATCTAGAAAATGCTTTAAGgcctcctctggtggtccagtggctaagactcctcactcccaatgcagagggcctggtcagggaactagatcctatataCCACAACTAATATCAAAGTTCCAGTGTGCtacaagactcagcacagccaaaataaataaataaaagtaacacttaaaaaattttttttaaatgcctttattGCAACTCATTGATTAAAATGCAGGAAAGTGCATACACAAGATATAGTCACAAACTAAGTGGTTTCCTTTGATGTCCTTTATCTTAAATAGAATTTGTCATTAAAAATCAGCTTCCGAATATATGAATTAATAGATTAATTTTTGTTAAAGTGGGTTAGATTCAACTAAAGTCTTCTTATATGAGTAtagctacattttaaaatgttcccGTCTATCTTTATTATTGACACCtttgcatttaaaaacaaaacattaaggaGAAGGGATTATTCTAAAGTTCTTTGAAACTATAATCAGGAACTCCTCCCCACTGTGATGTAAATCTCATTCCTGACAGACAACACCAGAAAACAActccttttaacattttattttgtaaaatacatttcagttcagttcagtcctgtctgattctttgcaaccccatggactgcaccacgacaggcttccttgtccataactaattcccagagcttgcttaaactcatgtccattgagtcgatgatgccatccaaccatctcatccagggtcgtccccttctcctcctgccttcaatctttcccagcaacggggtcttttctaaggagccagttcttcgcatcaggtggccaaagtactggagcttcagcttcagcgtcagttctttcaatgaacattcagggttgatttcctttaggaggacttccctggtggctcagatggtaaagcatctgccgagaataatccctgggttgggaagatcccctggagaaggaaatggcaccccactccagtactcttgcctggaaaatcccatggatggaggagcccggtaagctacagtccatggggccgcaaagagtggacacgatgagcaacctcactttctttctttcttttcctttaggacagactggttcaatttccttgctgtccaagtgtcAGGGGACGTTCAGCTTTAAGGGATTCAATATGTTCTTcttttgtgtgccatttctcaaggactctctattccttatcagttcctgggaAACAGTAGTGGGCAGAGCTGcacgcagttctcaggactgagatcatgagaaagagcacctgcttggattcctttcagtgactcccttcagtgaccttttaCTTAAAGTAATCTATTCAGTGATGCCCCTCTTACTCAGGATATGGAATGCTTTCTGGCCCTTTGAAGATGTTATTTGCTTGGCTTTGttttgctcaatttttttttttttttttactgcctaaAGCTGCCTTGTATGAAGATATATAAACATGCTTTTCTGCAAATAAAGCACCCTTGTTTCACTCGAGACTTGTGTCCCCCGCATCCCTCTTCTTGTCGACTCCAGTCCCTAGATCCCGGTCTACAAAGACTGTGACatccaagggactccaagagtcttctccaacaacagttcaaaaccatcagttcttgaTCTTAATTTCTACATCCCATGAATGGTCACTTTAATTTCTCATATTTATGCACAGTTACAAATGTTGCTTTCCTATAGATAGATTCATTATTGCTTGCTCCAAGTCAGAGGTTTCTGAAGAGTCATTTGCCAACACTCAAAaccaacttcttttttttctaaaatcatttACTGCACTATCTACTTATCTATTGCTAAACATTctttctaacacacacacatattaccacttgtaatatatttatatgagTAGAGCAGGATGCCCTTTTTAGGAGCTACACCAAATAGAAAACTAAACAGTACCTGGAAACTACTTTCTGAGTCCTTAAAATCTATGTAAAGAACCAAGGAATTCATAGATAACAGACCTAAAATTAATCAtcaaattattccaaaaataTATAGCAAGACAAGATGGCAAAATGGTTTAATTTATAGAAATGTTGAAAGAatgtaatactttaaaaaaattgacaaatgAGATCATTGCATAGAAACAACCTCAGCTTGTTATAGGAAAGCTTGGCCTCTGAATACCTGTGCCAAAttaaatcccagagacagagttttgggtgaagcagaaaagtgaagtcactcagtcatgtccaactcttagcgaccccatggactgtagcctaccaggctcctctatccacggaattttccaggcaagagtactggagtgggctgtcattt is drawn from Ovis aries strain OAR_USU_Benz2616 breed Rambouillet chromosome 21, ARS-UI_Ramb_v3.0, whole genome shotgun sequence and contains these coding sequences:
- the LOC101120706 gene encoding tripartite motif-containing protein 77-like isoform X2, with the translated sequence MPSASTQRLPAEIICSICKDTFTDPATIRCGHRFCTPCLCLLWEDAPTVTCCPVCKAVSPKMDLKSTILAKKHIRSTGNSVICQLPGSAKQMCRTHQVIKLYFCEADKSLLCLFCARSTGHAAHKHYSIMQVAEHYREHLLMQMKSIWKKKQENQRNIKNVTNTFRAWEGVEDTMKRSQLMQLYIPQPLDPQLSTWTITGMLERLNSFRVYITLDGKIRNCCVPLIEALRRLQCGPVHRDVPWDPARPENTPTWGAQTFTAGKHYWEVNVGNSCDWVIGLCKESWTSRNDMLLNSEDIFLLLCVNKDGHFSLFSTFPFLPHYIQRPQGYIGVFLDYECGMISFINVARGSLICNFLSRSFSFPLRPFIWCGPK